The Hermetia illucens chromosome 2, iHerIll2.2.curated.20191125, whole genome shotgun sequence genomic interval ATCGATTTCGCATTCACTAAGCAGATGCCGCATTTCATTCTCTTCTGGAGGCGAAAAGCCGTTGATTAGAAGGTTTTTTATGGCGTCATATTTGCTCCAATATATTGGCAATTTCTATCGATACATTGGCATTCAATTTGCAAATTACACGGTCGAACTTAGCTTCATCCTTCACAATCCGAGATGCGCTTAACTAAGCCCCGACATGAATGAACCATAATGCCGGCCGTTACGCCAAAACGGGGAAGCGTcgggttggtgctcgccggcaagtagcgtcaaccacgcGATGTGCTggcgatcacttgccgagaagtcttccaggactcggcacccgtccaccgatggcgccagagattccgacgcaaaaatgatgtcaggaatgcttccttcacagcctgggcgccgaaacgttggatcctgtgtttaaaactacgagccagATTCTCGcctccatttccagaatccgtttccctctggagtctggctgaggtatgccccactcaagggccctagcattaaaatcaccgcctatcaGGATTTGCTCCTCTGTGTTCGAAACGGcaacctccagagcatcaagccggcgccgaaagtcggcatcgtctcattcgtcgtcaggtaaacgctaaaatacgttatccctaaacaaagaatccagacaaagccattccaTTCGAattcgaacgtcgtcccgaacccacgATGGCaccggtgcccgataagtcgaaatGCTATGCAGCCGGGTCCCTGTTTGGGTAtagctcgctgattagcactagatcagcatctaCCTTCGCAGCGAACTGAGCTAGCAAGTggtgagtggttgcactccgatgcatgttaatttgtaaaatgcggatcatgccattcacgCCCTAGTTCTTTCCTTACCTGCCCCTAAAGATTGgataccgtcccgagcccgcagtgtgtgcaacgctctcatcagacgcgccacgatcgcTGCAGAGAACGCAGCTTTCGCTTTCATTACACGTCTTcgtttggtgacctacctggccgcatctccggcctgctgtcctcctgtccggtcccttacaagttgctgacgtgtgtccagacacctgcagcacttggtggggactatctgcattcgtaccctgcatactacccatccaattttgattttcccgctgctaaggggtttcctcgcatattgctcagagacttccaccacggcgagtttttggcttcgaacatttacagaagtgatacctatccaggtagtggttacctctggacctccacgctttatcgcctcttcCACTTTAACCtattctgtgaggcagtcaacatcccggatttctagagagcacataggctcttgACTAGAAATGAGAGACTTCTCCCACAGTagcccttgaccgcttcgcagaacgtactcttcttagtcgtctttgggcgcAGTTTGGCAAGGACTCCGCCCCTCCttattttccgtatggaagacacctctgctccgttgtctttgggtttcatcctgtagtggaTTGATTTCACTAAGAACTTCCACATATGTCCTGCCTTCcgttggcttaatgagcagagtcgaCGAACCAgcccttcgtttcctcgttttttctccTACTGGCTTTTCGTTCGCAGCGTCCTTGTcgttggacagacgggtctctggcggcgtagtcagttgttttctTTTATCCTTCCTCGCCTTATTTTTTTggaccctggaaactactttaatacttcaggcacgtcgtccttttTCCgcgttttccccagttcgctttgcagtgcgCTATTTGCGGTCCATTTggcgcaagcagcgttctcagccgGGAGTGCAGTTGTTTTTgctttccaatcgtcttccgctgctctccacgttcgcctgtagaaggagatgcgatccaataattcctccagttccatcagcccatttTTGACGCCCTTACTGTCGtttgttcctctggaggaacgttgccgaccgcatacacttcaccactgccgctcatttcctgatgagcctttcctcttcggctctagctaggtcgactgcacttgcactcggttcgtgtctgaatccacctgctcatgactagcgattctggctgggcttttttcggaacaggAGTAGTAACAGGAGAGTATTGGAGTTGTCCCCGCatcgtcagtcgcgccacttggtaaggcttcctctttatttgtaCGTCCCATTGTCACACCGAGTATGTCagtcctcgctgcctctttcgctgatcgttgCGGTGAATGAGACATTTTTATGCTGCGCCGAAAGACACTCAGCCCTTCCTTCTTCCCTGctatttcatcgatttttttttgaaaaatttaccagcgcatcgtgtgcaaaggagcgggtcgtaatagtcaggaacgggtgtgtTCTCGGGGACACGGCCCTGACCCcaattccctgaggcctgacctaagcttaactgatcccggaattcacggacgaatcagcgctcgattggggcaacgcggtctactaacaccggttcaatgcacactacccgaccacggtcgcgaaggggctggctcctgatatacgTTACAACTAGCACCTTGGcaaagctaggctcacatcattccatcgacgtcgacagataGCTTttgacggctccggagactcctagtgtgtcccgacgtgtactggTCATTCGCGGgacattcgcggttcgctcttcatcgaGAATCTttttcaaggctactacctaggtcGCAGATATTCTGCCAGctagaactacttactcgggcacgtcggggacgtcacaccccctGAGGAGATATTTCTCTCCTTAGTACTTGCACCTCTGCTCACTCGTTAATCCACTCATTCTGTGTGTATAAATCGCAACACATGTTGCGCTAGTCCATCCGTAGATAATGCAATATTGAATATCTTTTCCCTTCAAATTCCAGATTCGTCAACTTCCTGAATCTGTAATCGTGGAAACCACTGAATACAAATGTCTCCAATCGCAGTTCTCCGTTCTGTACAATGAATCCATGCAGATCAAAACAATGCTGGACGAAACGCGAAATCAATTGCAAACCAGCAAAAATCAACATCTTCGTCAGATAGAAATGATGGAAAGTGAAGAACTGATCGCTCAAAAGAAGGTTCGAAGCGAAATGATTCAAATGGAAGACGTTCTTGGGCAGATTCGTAAAGAGTATGAAATGCTTAGAATCGAATTTGAACAGAACATGGCGGCCAATGAACAAACGGCTCCAATAAATCGGGAAATGCGGCATCTTATTACGTCGCTACAGAATCACAATGGTCAATTGAAGGGAGAGGTTCAGAGGTATAAGAGGAAGTATAAGGATGCATCGGCTGAGAATATTAAGGTGAGTGGGGACCAGAAAACCTGTTGAAGTGCAAACAATAAGAAGCTGATTTGTTTGTTTCTAGTTGAGGAAGGAATTAGAAGATTTGGCTTCTAAAATGGAAGGATCCAATTCACGTGGGGATGACGTCAAGCAGGAGAATGCAATCAAAGAAGAGACCAGCTCGGAGGGATCTGCTAGCATTAAGGAAGAGAATTCTTCGACGCAGATAAAAAGTAAGTCGGATACGTGTGCAAATAGATGTAATTAGAATTGTCTTCAACGGTCTATTGTTGTTTCAGCGGAATCCGATGAGAACGAAGAGGATTGCAAAGACAGCAAAGACGGAATCAAGCAGGAGAAGCAAGGATCCACCACGCCTAATGATAAGAAGGACGGCCAGGCGAATGCTAATACTACCAAAACTGAAAAGGAAGCAAAGGATGCCCAACGCGCCAAAGATATTAaaattgcagagtcggaaaTGGTGCGGGACATGAAAGCTCAATTGAAGTAAGTATTACTGTTGAAGAATTAGAGTTATCGTTTGCTAACTCCATTTTTATAATCCCTGCAGGAAAGCCTTGAATGatcagaaggaaatgaaattacTTCTGGACATGTACAAAGGTGTCTCGAAAGAGCAGCGCGACAAGGTTCAGCTCATGGCGGCGGAGAAGAAGTTGCGAGCGGAAATCGAAGATCTACGTCAACAACTGAAGAAAATGCAAGAAAGTAAACGAGAAGAGCGAAAGAAACTTGCGGATGAAGAAGCGCTCCGCAAAATCAAGCAGTTAGAGGAGCAAAAGTATGAATTACAAAAACAAGTGGCAAATCAAAAAACAGCAGAGGGTCCGTGGGCAGGGGCTCACTACGTTCGACCGTTTGTCGGCTCGCACGAAGAGGAAGCCCTACTCAACGAAATGGAAGTCACCGGCCAAGCGTTTGAAGATATGCAGGAGCAAAATTCGCGACTCATACAGCAACTTCGCGAAAAAGACGATGCCAATTTCAAATTGATGTCGGAACGAATCAAAGCCAACCAAATGCATAAACTTTTACGAGAAGAGAAACAAATCCTGGAGGATCAAATCGCCACGAGAGATACTCAAATCGAAGCAATGCACATTGTCCTGCGAAAGCTTGAAGAAAAAGAGATCCACCTTCAAAATACGGTAGCTACTATTGAGAAGGAATTGGTTCTGAGGCAGCAAGCCATGGAAATGCATAAGCGAAAAGCAATCGAGTCGGCCCAGTCAGCGGCCGATTTGAAGCTTCATCTCGAAAAGTATCACGCCCAAATGAAAGAGGCTCAACAAGTTGTCGCGGAGAAGACCAGTTCGCTGGAAGCAGAGGCGTACAAGACAAAACGCTTACAAGAGGAATTAGCCCAATTCAAACGTAAGGCGGAGCGAATGAAGAAGATCGAAATGACGGGAACAACAATCGATGAAGTTATGATGGAAGAAATTCGCGAGTATAAGGAGACACTTACATGTCCTTCGTGTAAGGTGAAGCGAAAGGATGCCGTACTTTCTAAATGCTTTCACGTCTTCTGCTACGACTGTTTGCGAACTCGATATGAAACTCGACAACGCAAATGTCCCAAATGCAATTGTGCATTCGGTGCCAATGACTACCACCGACTTTATCTATCCACGTAGACTGGTATTTAAGGGCAGTGTCAATGTTGCTttccaattatttttaattattaatttttttttctgttcgttGTGTACCTGGAAAAAAAAGGAGTTCAGAAAATTTGGAATTTCTACTTCCAGAGATAATTTTTGATGAACCACATTGGACTATTATATGCAGAGATGTAGTTGTtaaattctgtgaaaagaagaagaaacaaccGTTATTCTATTCTAgttttatattttacatttcataattttattaGCAAGTAAGCAGTACTACTGTAGAGCTAAACTATCATGTAATGTATGTCGGAAATAAACAAAGACAATTGATTTCAATGAAGATTGTGGCCATTTCCTTGCCTTTACCCCTTTCCTTGCCTTTACGCCTTCAGGGCCACAAGTTGAATAGCGCTTCCTCGCAAGCAGGTCATGCGGCAACGCCCCCAGTAGCGAAAACAACGACAAACTACTTTGCTACCGGGCAACGATCGATTTAATTTGGAGCAGCCCTGGAGACGATTTTCTGTTAGTTTTCTGATTGATTTTAGAATCCGGAATCGTTGTTTCCCGCATTTTCAAGTTCGTAGTCGTGCAAGTTTATTGTGAAGACCAGTTTATCAGCGAAAACCATAAGATGGACAGTGTTAAGTACCGCATGTTGGGTGCTCACTTAGCCAATGAAAATCTGATTATCACGTCACTGGTACCACCTCGTCATACAATCAATGAGTGGAATGAGAACCTGCGATTCAATACTAACTTATCGGAAGCCCAAGAAAAATTGGGTCATCGAGTTTTATCGtaatgaattcctccacgttttTATGGTTTTTTGGTTCTAATTAATCTTCCTTTAAAATTCAGAGAGGCTGATGCCCTAATCGAAGGTTCTCGGATCAAAACCCAACAAAATAAGGAAGAAGTCGATTTTCGGACCAAGCAACGAATCGAAGAAATCAAATTCCTCATCGATGAGTTGAAGAAGCAAAAACAAGTGGCTTTGATTGAGGAAGAATCCTTGAAGGTCTATCGGCAACGCATCATGAACGCAATCGATGCCTTGAAAGTGGATTCCTTGCGTATTTGTAATCAGTGCATCATGTTGAGGGAAAATAGGCTCGGCATTGAGCTCGTTGATGACCAGGTGGACAGGACCCTTCGACATGAGCTGAAAGTAATTCAAGGTTGCCAAGTTCTGATGGATAGAACATTACAAGAAACCACGGAACAGATACGTCGCTTGCGTGCCACCATTTATCTTCTGGACCGGGATCTGAGTAACAAAGATATTTCACTTCAAATCGATGAGTCGAACTTATTGTTGCGAGAGAATCAAATGGAAATGAGTGTTTATCGAGGAAAGATTCCATTGGAAAGATGGTAAGAGACAGATTTTTTAGGAGAATACTCTACCCGcggtaaaaaataaatatatctgtTTCTGcgccgaaatagtagtttcacccGCCCAATTATCATATCtgtcgaaaaaaaatcaattcgggACGCGCATTTcctaattataatggtttaaaaattgaattctcaaaaAGACGCGGTGATTGGCTGTCACTTCATGTGACGTCCCAGCCTGAAAGTAATAGAGACAATGCAGTGAAGGAAGTGTAGTTCATGTGCAAGGGCAATACTTACACCGCTTTGGCGGAAATAATACTCGAATACAGGTGCACAAGAAATTTCCCTCGCATCTTTATCTGAGCGGCAATAAAACGTACATTCATAGGcgcaaaaaaatggatttgcactgaACGGGATTCGAACCTTGGGCCGGTTGAATATTCTGCGAGATCTCTTCTCttctaacttaatttgaattagGCGCATTTTTGAATAACTAATTACGGGTGAGCCGCTATCCTGGCTCGAGTCTATTTACCgtaaaacaaagaaaacaataatttatttctaaCAAGTCTTGAATGGAATCTACCAGTCCTAAAATGGCGGATGGAACAAGAATTGCGTGCGTGCTCTTCGGTAGTCGAACGCAGACTCGTCCGTGTTGCGTCGATTTCGCTGGGAGTGTTCCGTCACAAGTAGTTGCTTGCGCCGCGACGGTGGCGCATGTGTCGTATCCGGTTCAGACTCCACAAGTGCTGATCGCAGGATACGAGCACAACGTAGCGCGGTTCACTGTAACTTGGTCCGTTGGCGTTGGTTTAGGCGAGGACTGTCGATTGGTTGGAGAGTTCGGAGTCGATGGGCACTTCGATTTGCCAGTCGTAGGCAGATCGGAGGACTCCACGAACCCTGGCTTCAACAAGTCGGTGAAACAGGATCGTGCTTGTCCATTGATGTCGATGATGAAAACTCGATCGCTGATTCGACGCAGTACTTTGTCTGGTCCTGAATACGTTGGCTCCAATGGCTTTTTTACCGTATCGACTCGTTTAAACACGTGGGTGCAGCTCTGCATATCTTCAAATATGAAGGCTTGTGTGGGGCAACGTGTCTGGATGCAGGGAACAGTTTGATGGCCTGAGTGAAGCGTCGCAAACTTTCTACGAACGATGGTGGATTCTGCGCTGCAAAGAAGTCCGCCGGTACTCTGGGTGTGGTACCGAAGAGCATTTCGGCTAAATCCTCTTTGGAGAAGGAGGGCGATTAGCGCCCAGGAGTTTGGCGAGCTCAGTGAACAACGACGATTCAAATTGTACGCCTTTTACTGAAGTAAAAATCCGTGGCGAGACAAAGTAGCAGATCCATTGGGTGTACAGAGCCTCGGCAACCGTTGAAACTTGTTGATTGGGTATCGGGATAGCAGTTGGCCACCTCGAAAATCTATCGATTATAGTGAGGCAATATTGACACCCCTGCACCAATGGAAGTTTAATAAGGTCTATGTGTAGACGGTCGAAGCAAGCGTCTGGCTCGACAAACTTTCCAAGGGCCGAGCGATTAGGTTGATGTACTTTGGCGCGCTGACAGGGCTGGCATTACTGTGATCATCGTGTGGCGTCCTTATTGATCCCCTTCCAGATGATTTTCTGTGTCATAAGGCATACCGTCGAGCATTCTTGAACTTGGCTGGGGCACTTTGGCGCTGGATTTGTCacaatatctcgcgtttccggcaTGGTATCGTGAAAACTTTTGAATTTCCGAAAACTGGGCCGTCACCTCCTTCGATTGAGATTTTGACCgtagcaatccgacgattttgcatttttagtcaTTTTGTTGACCCggggttgtggaaattttcaattttctttgatttcgggGGGCACTCTGACGCCGGCTTTATCTCGCGCTTCCGGCATGGtatcgtgaaaattcttgaatttccgaaaattgggccgcctcccctttcgatcatacagaccgccgtaattcTGTATGCATTCGCACACGTCTGACCCAAAACTTCAAGCATTTGAACCTTCGTCCTCTGAAGTCAGCGActgttaagtagtgcgagtCCACCCTTTACAGTCGCCAGTGGGGTGCCTATACGTAGTCTATTGGAATGcctagatttcccgaggtacttcgtctagaatgttactatggccaTAGGACTCTGCTGTTGCGTAGTCTGACAACACTGCACGCTACAGAGTACTTAATATGGTGTAAGTGTAGAAGAGCAGGACCTCAGAGCCCCAGCAGCACTTGTATTCGCGGCTGTTTGAATCTCAACAAGCTtaattctattgtactttttactCAGCCCATCACACAATAGAACTGTACGTTAGGATGAGAGGAACCACTGCTATGTACATCccgagaaccatcctcggccgatgACTTCATTTCCTTACAAAGTTCCTCTTGCAAGCGTAGGAGGCCATACAAGCCTTCTCAACCATTAGCTCTATGTTTAGTCTCCAAATTAACTTAGGATGCAGAATCACACCACACCACAGATACTCTACACAGAAagaaatggccaatttttgttCATGTAAGCGCCGGAGTTGGAATTCGGATAGCCCTGTctcggtggtgaatagcattagtTTCGTTTTGGTTGACGCAGCTTGGGGTGTCCCTCTGCCCATAGCTTCCCAGTTCAGATTGGATTATTCTGATTTTTGAATTCGAAAAGGCATCTAGGGTATATTGTCTGCAGTTTAGAGGCCGCTTAACCGCGCTAACAGCCTCGTGAAAAGCGGTTTCTGTGGGTTTTTCATTCAAGTCGGTCTG includes:
- the LOC119648877 gene encoding tektin-1, producing the protein MDSVKYRMLGAHLANENLIITSLVPPRHTINEWNENLRFNTNLSEAQEKLGHRVLSEADALIEGSRIKTQQNKEEVDFRTKQRIEEIKFLIDELKKQKQVALIEEESLKVYRQRIMNAIDALKVDSLRICNQCIMLRENRLGIELVDDQVDRTLRHELKVIQGCQVLMDRTLQETTEQIRRLRATIYLLDRDLSNKDISLQIDESNLLLRENQMEMSVYRGKIPLERCATNIQEWEYLTNENIQNTAKELNSATQLRTYVDILLQQVIDDLKEQTNKTNEAFQCRIDEIKSAKKVLESIHYQTVNEVNEIGRKITDLERALAEKEGYLALCQMRTANRAQRPGMESTCDAVQDALRDELNDLNKDIANLNQMIAEAKASQRYLLHCQVLQEEEINNKTNSLKIDEVDCMTLRQGLLYNSF
- the LOC119648876 gene encoding E3 ubiquitin-protein ligase Bre1, whose translation is MSKRSADDSSSSGAAGQPAIKKVHFEPHLIGPVSTLEEMDIKVLQFQNKKLAQRIEQRIRSEAELRHRIEQLEKRQTQDDAVLNVVNRYWNQLNEDIRVLLQRFDAETADESENKNENEVTTSFLTQLSTWDKEELDDKLANRVQVSKRAVAKIVQVIDRLMQRNEKITRALKGPAASVNEGSESGATENDVEIPPIDETLRQSQIEIMAENRNLQNLNTSLHEKFHTMSLKMKEYQDALTAKETEVSELRNQIDELQYELEKVRCRNDKLENHLAEAIEKLKAYHQMHGDAAKSSGSKSISTTSVNSQHLEDLQKELEEYRELANNRLTELDKLHQTHRETLKEVEKLKMEIRQLPESVIVETTEYKCLQSQFSVLYNESMQIKTMLDETRNQLQTSKNQHLRQIEMMESEELIAQKKVRSEMIQMEDVLGQIRKEYEMLRIEFEQNMAANEQTAPINREMRHLITSLQNHNGQLKGEVQRYKRKYKDASAENIKLRKELEDLASKMEGSNSRGDDVKQENAIKEETSSEGSASIKEENSSTQIKTESDENEEDCKDSKDGIKQEKQGSTTPNDKKDGQANANTTKTEKEAKDAQRAKDIKIAESEMVRDMKAQLKKALNDQKEMKLLLDMYKGVSKEQRDKVQLMAAEKKLRAEIEDLRQQLKKMQESKREERKKLADEEALRKIKQLEEQKYELQKQVANQKTAEGPWAGAHYVRPFVGSHEEEALLNEMEVTGQAFEDMQEQNSRLIQQLREKDDANFKLMSERIKANQMHKLLREEKQILEDQIATRDTQIEAMHIVLRKLEEKEIHLQNTVATIEKELVLRQQAMEMHKRKAIESAQSAADLKLHLEKYHAQMKEAQQVVAEKTSSLEAEAYKTKRLQEELAQFKRKAERMKKIEMTGTTIDEVMMEEIREYKETLTCPSCKVKRKDAVLSKCFHVFCYDCLRTRYETRQRKCPKCNCAFGANDYHRLYLST